A genomic region of Silurus meridionalis isolate SWU-2019-XX chromosome 7, ASM1480568v1, whole genome shotgun sequence contains the following coding sequences:
- the hpdl gene encoding 4-hydroxyphenylpyruvate dioxygenase-like protein isoform X1, with amino-acid sequence MAAYLSRLHHISLHVCNVDKLAQDLVSKFQFRVFAARLTAGARQLAFRKGAAVFVVTERPGCGGGAAAGQGQEHVQENVEDACPGRIGGVLYDVRRPHYSVDSACNVCFEVEDVERSSESLRARGCDFLVPPTRVRDDGGLVTYSVVKSVVGNVCHTLVDTSRYRGPFLPGFSAVASAAEDDEEDARCPVTHFDHVTYACPRRSAAEVMRWYEGNFGFQRFFIGRNEDAEEGYVLDQDGIGLRLTAMEYWKCNETGIRFPLKEKDGTELDCKFVIAESLPEQGRNQVDTFLEQHGGPGIQHIGLFTQDIVSTAEAMANAGVQFFCPPAAYYTEVGRQQEIEEVGYDPKTLMQHGILLDTDLRVEEQDPSACSKSRYLLQVFTKPIFSKDTFFLELIERRGATGFGEGNIRALWRSVQSYMEKNEEDQEHASVKSKQTGQH; translated from the exons ATGGCGGCCTACTTGAGCCGGCTGCACCACATCTCTCTGCACGTGTGTAATGTGGATAAACTGGCTCAGGACCTGGTGTCTAAGTTCCAGTTCCGCGTGTTCGCCGCCAGACTGACAGCGGGAGCTCGGCAGCTCGCTTTCCGTAAAGGAGCCGCGGTGTTCGTGGTCACTGAGAGACCGGGCTGCGGCGGAGGGGCGGCGGCGGGGCAGGGGCAGGAGCATGTGCAGGAGAACGTGGAGGACGCGTGTCCGGGGCGCATCGGCGGCGTGCTGTACGACGTGCGGCGGCCGCACTACTCGGTGGACAGCGCGTGCAACGTGTGCTTCGAGGTGGAGGACGTGGAGAGGTCGTCGGAGTCGCTGCGCGCGCGCGGCTGCGACTTCCTCGTGCCGCCGACGCGCGTCCGCGACGACGGCGGGCTCGTGACTTACTCGGTCGTGAAGTCCGTCGTGGGCAACGTCTGCCACACGCTCGTGGACACGAGCCGGTACCGAGGGCCCTTCCTGCCCGGGTTCAGCGCGGTAGCGAGCGCAGCAGAGGACGACGAGGAGGACGCGCGCTGTCCCGTGACGCACTTTGATCACGTCACGTACGCGTGCCCGAGACGCAGCGCGGCCGAGGTGATGCGCTGGTACGAGGGGAACTTCGGTTTCCAGAGGTTCTTCATCGGcag GAACGAGGACGCGGAGGAAGGCTACGTGTTGGATCAGGACGGAATCGGTCTGCGTCTGACCGCCATGGAGTACTGGAAATGCAACGAGACGGGAATCAGGTTTCCTCTTAAAGAAAAAGACGGAACCGAGCTGGACTGCAAGTTCGTGATCGCAGAGTCTCTCCCTGAGCAGG GTAGGAATCAGGTGGACACGTTCCTGGAGCAGCACGGAGGGCCGGGGATTCAGCACATTGGCCTGTTCACGCAGGACATCGTGTCCACAGCAGAGGCCATGGCCAATGCCGGGGTCCAGTTCTTCTGTCCTCCTGCAGCCTACTACACTGAG GTTGGGAGGCAGCAGGAGATAGAGGAGGTGGGGTATGATCCCAAAACGCTGATGCAGCACGGCATCCTGTTAGACACAGACCTGAGGGTGGAGGAGCAGGACCCGAGCGCATGCAGTAAgag CAGGTACCTCCTGCAGGTGTTCACCAAGCCCATCTTCTCAAAGGACACGTTCTTCCTGGAGCTGATCGAGCGGCGTGGAGCCACCGGGTTCGGAGAGGGAAACATCCGAGCTTTATGGAGGTCCGTTCAGTCTTACATGGAGAAGAATGAAGAGGATCAGGAGCATGCCAGTGTGAAAAGCAAGCAAACGGGGCAGCACTGA
- the hpdl gene encoding 4-hydroxyphenylpyruvate dioxygenase-like protein isoform X2, with the protein MAAYLSRLHHISLHVCNVDKLAQDLVSKFQFRVFAARLTAGARQLAFRKGAAVFVVTERPGCGGGAAAGQGQEHVQENVEDACPGRIGGVLYDVRRPHYSVDSACNVCFEVEDVERSSESLRARGCDFLVPPTRVRDDGGLVTYSVVKSVVGNVCHTLVDTSRYRGPFLPGFSAVASAAEDDEEDARCPVTHFDHVTYACPRRSAAEVMRWYEGNFGFQRFFIGRNEDAEEGYVLDQDGIGLRLTAMEYWKCNETGIRFPLKEKDGTELDCKFVIAESLPEQGRNQVDTFLEQHGGPGIQHIGLFTQDIVSTAEAMANAGVQFFCPPAAYYTEVGRQQEIEEVGYDPKTLMQHGILLDTDLRVEEQDPSACSKRYLLQVFTKPIFSKDTFFLELIERRGATGFGEGNIRALWRSVQSYMEKNEEDQEHASVKSKQTGQH; encoded by the exons ATGGCGGCCTACTTGAGCCGGCTGCACCACATCTCTCTGCACGTGTGTAATGTGGATAAACTGGCTCAGGACCTGGTGTCTAAGTTCCAGTTCCGCGTGTTCGCCGCCAGACTGACAGCGGGAGCTCGGCAGCTCGCTTTCCGTAAAGGAGCCGCGGTGTTCGTGGTCACTGAGAGACCGGGCTGCGGCGGAGGGGCGGCGGCGGGGCAGGGGCAGGAGCATGTGCAGGAGAACGTGGAGGACGCGTGTCCGGGGCGCATCGGCGGCGTGCTGTACGACGTGCGGCGGCCGCACTACTCGGTGGACAGCGCGTGCAACGTGTGCTTCGAGGTGGAGGACGTGGAGAGGTCGTCGGAGTCGCTGCGCGCGCGCGGCTGCGACTTCCTCGTGCCGCCGACGCGCGTCCGCGACGACGGCGGGCTCGTGACTTACTCGGTCGTGAAGTCCGTCGTGGGCAACGTCTGCCACACGCTCGTGGACACGAGCCGGTACCGAGGGCCCTTCCTGCCCGGGTTCAGCGCGGTAGCGAGCGCAGCAGAGGACGACGAGGAGGACGCGCGCTGTCCCGTGACGCACTTTGATCACGTCACGTACGCGTGCCCGAGACGCAGCGCGGCCGAGGTGATGCGCTGGTACGAGGGGAACTTCGGTTTCCAGAGGTTCTTCATCGGcag GAACGAGGACGCGGAGGAAGGCTACGTGTTGGATCAGGACGGAATCGGTCTGCGTCTGACCGCCATGGAGTACTGGAAATGCAACGAGACGGGAATCAGGTTTCCTCTTAAAGAAAAAGACGGAACCGAGCTGGACTGCAAGTTCGTGATCGCAGAGTCTCTCCCTGAGCAGG GTAGGAATCAGGTGGACACGTTCCTGGAGCAGCACGGAGGGCCGGGGATTCAGCACATTGGCCTGTTCACGCAGGACATCGTGTCCACAGCAGAGGCCATGGCCAATGCCGGGGTCCAGTTCTTCTGTCCTCCTGCAGCCTACTACACTGAG GTTGGGAGGCAGCAGGAGATAGAGGAGGTGGGGTATGATCCCAAAACGCTGATGCAGCACGGCATCCTGTTAGACACAGACCTGAGGGTGGAGGAGCAGGACCCGAGCGCATGCAGTAAgag GTACCTCCTGCAGGTGTTCACCAAGCCCATCTTCTCAAAGGACACGTTCTTCCTGGAGCTGATCGAGCGGCGTGGAGCCACCGGGTTCGGAGAGGGAAACATCCGAGCTTTATGGAGGTCCGTTCAGTCTTACATGGAGAAGAATGAAGAGGATCAGGAGCATGCCAGTGTGAAAAGCAAGCAAACGGGGCAGCACTGA